The following coding sequences lie in one Acropora palmata chromosome 3, jaAcrPala1.3, whole genome shotgun sequence genomic window:
- the LOC141877672 gene encoding uncharacterized protein KIAA0513-like isoform X4 — translation MTTVELLGDCKGRTVHSDGSGAEYDEETELFEQECDGFMKDFVSKIFQVDSDISQEDKSKFGILNQHSAGRLLFSRHVDNQRVYCKSVPETIFFRLVQYFAIVLFECNQADDFEPAKILMNMCFTFFLEVNKEGEEPARQFIVPYLREQPIWKSLRFWNAAFFDAVHSEREIPAISRDVWHSWSPQEQSEYKECDKNSTFAKLGTFLSNMKAFGLSNDTCDEFLHKMSTIADLSDEQIQLLRKSLAQAYEDKRTR, via the exons ATGGTTCTGGTGCTGAATATGATGAAGAAACAGAACTTTTTGAACAGGAATGTGATGGATTTATGAAGGACTTTGTTTCAAAGATCTTCCAGGTTGA TAGTGATATTTCACAAGAAGACAAATCAAAGTTTGGGATCCTTAACCAG CACAGTGCAGGACGCCTTTTGTTCTCAAGACATGTGGACAATCAG AGAGTCTACTGCAAGAGTGTACCAGAAACCATCTTCTTCAGGCTTGTACAGTACTTTGCAATTGTCTTATTTGA aTGCAATCAAGCCGATGATTTTGAACCCGCGAAGATTTTAATGAACATgtgttttacattttttctcGAAGTCAACAAAG AGGGAGAAGAACCCGCGAGACAGTTCATTGTTCCATACTTAAGGGAGCAACCCATTTG GAAATCCCTTCGCTTTTGGAATGCGGCGTTTTTTGATGCTGTTCACAGTGAGAGAGAGATACCCGCCATTTCGAG AGACGTGTGGCATAGCTGGTCTCCCCAAGAGCAATCCGAATATAAAGAATGTGATAAGAACAGCACTTTTGCTAAACTCGG TACCTTTTTAAGTAACATGAAAGCGTTTGGCCTGAGCAACGACACCTGTGATGAATTTCTTCATAAAATGAGCACCATTGCAGACCTCAGTGATG AACAAATTCAGCTTTTGCGGAAAAGCCTGGCCCAGGCTTATGAAGACAAACGAACTCGGTAG